The sequence below is a genomic window from Persephonella sp..
GAAACATTGTCAAAACATTCACTTATTGATATAAACATTATGGCAACAGGTGACATACATGTGAGCCATCACCACACAGTTGAAGATGTTGGGATAGTGCTTGGAACAGCCATAAAAGAGGCTTTAGGCGACAAAAAAGGAATAAGAAGGTTCGGCTTTGCTGTTATCCCTATGGACGAGGCTTTATCTTTATGTTCTATAGACCTTTCTGGAAGACCTCTACTGTTTTATGATGATCTGGGATTGAGGGGAAAAATAACAGAGTTTGATTTTGAATTGATGGAGGAGTTTTTTAAAGGTCTAACCCTTTCAGCAGGGATCACAGTTCACCTTAAAGCCCTTTCAGGAAAAAATCTCCACCATATAGCAGAATCTATGACAAAGGCTTTTGCCGTTGCCTTAAGACAGGCTGTTGAGATTGATCCAAGAAGGGAAGGATCTCCATCAACAAAAGGAACTCTTGATTAGGAGGTTTTTTTTATGAAAAGAAAAGAAAAAATCCTTGAGATATTAAAAGAAAAAAAAGAGGTTTCAGTTAAGGAACTGAGCAAGTTTTTCAATGTTTCTGAAATGACCATATACAGAGACATAAAAGAGCTTGAAAAAGAAGGTGAAATAAAAAGAAAACATGGATCTGTCCTTTTAAATGAAAAAGAAAACTCAGAATCATTAGTGGTTGACACATGTCCAATCTGCGATAAACCTATAACGAGGGCATACCCTTACAGAATAACTGTTGAGGATTACAAGGTCATTGAGGCATGCTGTGAGCATTGTGGCTTTTTACTCCACAGCAAGTATGAAGAAAAGCATGTTTCTGCAATAACATACGACTTTATAACAGAAAATCCGATCAGCGCCCTCAACGCATGGTATGTTGTCGGTAGTTCTGCCGTTCCATGCTGTAGTCCCAGTGTTATACCTTTTGCCTCAAAGGAAGACGCTGAAAAATTCAAAAAGGGCTTCGGTGGAGAGGTTATGAGTTTTATAGATGCTTACAACTCTATCGTGAACAACATGAACATAAATATAAAAAGCTGCTGTCATCCCCAAAATGTTACATTCAGGATTGATCAGCTTAAAAAATCTTAAAACCCTTTCAAAACAGGATATTTTCTTTCTTTATCAACAATATGTATGTTTTCAACACCGAACTTGTTTTCCTTCAGAAAATTGTAAACCTCTACAGCCCTTTTTTTATCTTTGAAACCGATTACAAC
It includes:
- a CDS encoding DeoR family transcriptional regulator → MKRKEKILEILKEKKEVSVKELSKFFNVSEMTIYRDIKELEKEGEIKRKHGSVLLNEKENSESLVVDTCPICDKPITRAYPYRITVEDYKVIEACCEHCGFLLHSKYEEKHVSAITYDFITENPISALNAWYVVGSSAVPCCSPSVIPFASKEDAEKFKKGFGGEVMSFIDAYNSIVNNMNINIKSCCHPQNVTFRIDQLKKS
- the hisB gene encoding imidazoleglycerol-phosphate dehydratase HisB gives rise to the protein MRKATVKRETRETQIELSINLDGKGRYSVDTPVGFLSHMVETLSKHSLIDINIMATGDIHVSHHHTVEDVGIVLGTAIKEALGDKKGIRRFGFAVIPMDEALSLCSIDLSGRPLLFYDDLGLRGKITEFDFELMEEFFKGLTLSAGITVHLKALSGKNLHHIAESMTKAFAVALRQAVEIDPRREGSPSTKGTLD